One segment of Schistocerca cancellata isolate TAMUIC-IGC-003103 chromosome 2, iqSchCanc2.1, whole genome shotgun sequence DNA contains the following:
- the LOC126162139 gene encoding uncharacterized protein LOC126162139, protein MDDNKTQKALASSWITKQLIETALNNENSDTKLRVEKAVIVDNEKGLGYTSNILKVVATVRRENAASGDQVHLIVKYAQDQGKLKEIADDNNVFRKESLLLCEIFPEVHRLLESAEGDAFRPLAARCFLSGRQPVEFLLMEDLSAAGFRLPPAGRAFDYGHCAAALRAYARQHAASARLLRDRPDYRARSELRSRMADAEKSFFKDMLDKLMKTTARELRTIPGYERYADKWEHLAGRSVDRMADFWTSTEVTFPVVIHCDCWKNNFMFRYDGEAVTDVRILDFQMSRVHSPAADVVSFLYVNASEEVHRRQLAGLLSLYHGELQATLRALGLAAEADAYPLGEFQRDVDRAHVLAVFNSAVRGMVLTSEENGADFANFFDNTDESGEVLAKACRHPDCVSYLKYVIPLFEKKGLL, encoded by the exons atggatGACAATAAAACACAAAAGGCTCTAGCTTCTTCGTGGATAACCAAACAATTAATAGAGACTGCTCTGAATAACGAGAATAGTGATACTAAACTTAGAGTGGAAAAAGCAGTAATCGTGGATAACGAAAAAGGTCTGGGATACACGAGCAACATCCTGAAAGTGGTGGCCACCGTCAGACGAGAAAACGCCGCCTCTGGCGATCAGGTACACCTGATAGTGAAGTACGCTCAAGATCAGGGGAAGCTGAAGGAGATCGCAGATGACAACAACGTCTTCCGGAAGGAGTCACTGCTGCTGTGCGAGATATTCCCGGAGGTGCACAGGCTGCTGGAGTCGGCCGAAGGCGACGCCTTCAGGCCGCTGGCGGCGCGCTGCTTCCTGTCCGGCCGACAGCCCGTGGAGTTCCTCCTGATGGAAGACTTGTCGGCGGCGGGCTTCCGGCTGCCCCCGGCGGGTCGCGCATTCGACTACGGGCACTGCGCCGCGGCCCTGCGCGCCTACGCCCGCCAGCACGCCGCCTCGGCCCGGCTGCTAAGGGACAGGCCAGACTACAGGGCGCGGTCAGAGCTCCGCAGCAGGATGGCCGACGCGGAGAAGTCCTTCTTCAAAGACATGCTCGACAAGCTCATGAAAACCACCGCCAGAGAACTCAGAACCATCCCGGGGTACGAGAGGTACGCCGACAAGTGGGAGCACCTAGCAGGCAGGTCCGTCGACAGAATGGCCGACTTCTGGACGTCTACCGAAGTCACGTTCCCCGTGGTGATACACTGTGATTGCTGGAAAAACAACTTCATGTTCAGATATGACGGAGAAGCTGTTACTGATGTTAGGATTTTAGACTTTCAG ATGAGCAGAGTGCACAGCCCGGCGGCGGACGTGGTGTCCTTCCTGTACGTGAACGCCAGCGAGGAGGTGCACCGGCGGCAGCTGGCCGGCCTGCTGTCGCTGTACCACGGCGAGCTGCAGGCCACGCTGCGCGCCCTCGGCCTGGCCGCCGAGGCGGACGCCTACCCGCTCGGCGAGTTCCAGAGGGACGTGGACCGGGCGCACGTGCTCGCCGTGTTCAACAGCGCCGTCCGGGGCATGGTCCTCACGTCCGAGGAGAACGGCGCAGATTTCGCCAACTTCTTCGACAACACCGACGAGTCCGGCGAAGTTCTAGCAAAGGCATGCAGGCATCCCGACTGCGTGTCATACTTGAAATATGTGATTCCCCTATTTGAGAAGAAAGGCCTCCTGtga